In Bacillus pumilus, the sequence AAGCAGCTTTGATCACATGCAGAGATCCTTTAATATTCACTTCCTGATCATATATATAATCTTTGACCGATACTGCGACACTTACCTGTGCAGCAAGATGAATGATGTAGTCTGGTGCGATTTGTTTGATGATTTCAACCACTTCTGGTTTTGTTATATCCTCTTCAATACATTGAACAGATAAATGGGCAATATTTTCCTTACTACCTGTCGAAAAATTATCAAGCACGATGGCCTCATATCCTTTTTCTATTAATTTTTCAACAGTATGTGAACCTATAAATCCACTACCTCCAGTAACCAATACTTTCTTCATCCAAGTTTCCTCCTAAATCAAGCTTCTAATAACATCTTAACATCCTGTACATGCGGACGACCGATTGAATGATAAATAAAGCCGTTTTTTCTCATTTGATCTGGTTCAAATACATTGCGTCCATCGATGATGACTGGACGTTGAAGAAGACTTCTGACTTTCTCCATATCCATTTTTAACACTTCTTCCCATTCAGTCAAGATTAAACAGGCATCTGAATTCTCTATTGTTTGATATAGATTGTTGCTAAATATCGTCTGGTTTCCCAGGATCTCCTTCGCTTCTAAGTGAGCAATGGGATCGTAAGCTTTTACGTTAGCTCCCAGATCTTGTAGCATAGGAATAATATCAAGGGCTGGAGAGGATCTCAAATCATTTGTATTAGGTTTAAATGCCAATCCTAATACCGAAATGGTTTTTCCCTTTATTTCACCATAGACATCCATCAATTTTTTTACAAGGTACGCTCGTTGATGTGTATTTGTTTCAACAACTGATTCAATTAGTTTAAAACGATAGCCTACTGTTTCAGCTATTTTTAAAAGTGCCTTGGTATCTTTCGGGAAACAGGAACCTCCAAATCCCACTCCAGCTTTTAAAAATTTCTGCCCAATCCGGCTATCTAGGCCAACACCTTCTGATACTTTCTCAACATCCGCCCCCACTCGATCACAAATGTTGGCAATATCATTGATAAAGGAAATTTTGGTTGCAAGCATCGCATTTGCAGCGTATTTAATCATCTCTGCACTTTCTAAATTGGTTTCGACCACTGCTGTTTGAAATGGTTCATGTAACTCCTTAATGATCTCCAATGCATGAGAACTTGTAGACCCTATGACAACTCGCTCCATATTCATCGTGTCTTTAATCGCAGAGCCTTCTCGAAGGAACTCTGGATTGGATACGACGTCAAAAGGATATTTACTGCGTGACGCCTTTTCGACAATGGCTTGAACAAGGCGGCCTGTTCCAACTGGCACGGTGCTTTTATTGACGATGATTTTATAGCCATTTAAGTGTTCACCGATCGTTTGAGCGACGGCTTTCACGTAAGTTAAATCCGCTTCACCCTGTGGTGTCATCGGTGTCCCTACAGCAATATAGATAATCTCTGATTCCCGGATCGCGGCAGGAATATTGGTTGTAAAACACAGTCTTCCTGCTTCTGTATTCTTTTCAATCAATTCCTTTAAACCCGGTTCATAAATGGGAACGACACCACTTTTTAAGCTGTTGATTTTTGATTCATCGATGTCACAGCAGATGACGCGATTTCCGATATCAGCAAAACAAGTACCCGATACTAACCCGACATACCCTGTTCCAATCACAGCAATTTTCTTCAACATTTTTCATCCTCTCAGTAAAAGCATATTGACCGTTCCAAGCTGTTGATCTATCATTCTTTGCACATTTCATACTGTTTAAACGATGGATATTGATTGAGCACCTTTTCATATTGCTGAATGAGATGCTTCGCATTATTTGTTGATGAATATTCTGTATGAACAATTTCATGAAGATCGTTCTTTACTTTCTCACTCCATTTGTTTTCATATAGGTAGGCGTGAATGGCCTCTTTTAGCTGACTCGTTGAACGTGGTTCAATGAGCAGGTGTTGATAGGTAGAAAATAATGATGGGAGACCACCAACTCGTGTTGCAATGACAGGTACTTTTAAAGCGAGCGCCTCAAGGACGACGGTCGGCATTCCTTCACTATAGGAAGGAAGTGCAAACAGATCGGCTGCCATCAAGTAGTCTTTCACCTGATCGTTTGGCACCTGCCCTGGGAGTAAAATCGATTCCCCAGCCCGTTCGGTCAGCTCCTTTGCAAGTGGGCCCTTTCCGACAAAGACCACTTTCACACCATCCATCCCACTGACAGCATCAGCTAATTCAAGTAAGCCTTTCTCTTTCACTAAGCGCCCCACGAAGACAATTAGCTTTTCGTGAAGCGGTAAGCCTAACTGCTTTCTGATGTCTTCTTGATCTCCATCCGTTTTAGAAAATGACTTGAGCGGAATACCGAGTGGGAGAAATTGCGCTTCCACCTTTGTCATATCATGTGTCTTTTTTGCCAGCTCCTCACTCACTGTCAGCACAGCAGATGCCTGTTTCAACGCTGTTTCAAAGGCTGTGAAAGCT encodes:
- the tuaD gene encoding UDP-glucose 6-dehydrogenase TuaD, giving the protein MLKKIAVIGTGYVGLVSGTCFADIGNRVICCDIDESKINSLKSGVVPIYEPGLKELIEKNTEAGRLCFTTNIPAAIRESEIIYIAVGTPMTPQGEADLTYVKAVAQTIGEHLNGYKIIVNKSTVPVGTGRLVQAIVEKASRSKYPFDVVSNPEFLREGSAIKDTMNMERVVIGSTSSHALEIIKELHEPFQTAVVETNLESAEMIKYAANAMLATKISFINDIANICDRVGADVEKVSEGVGLDSRIGQKFLKAGVGFGGSCFPKDTKALLKIAETVGYRFKLIESVVETNTHQRAYLVKKLMDVYGEIKGKTISVLGLAFKPNTNDLRSSPALDIIPMLQDLGANVKAYDPIAHLEAKEILGNQTIFSNNLYQTIENSDACLILTEWEEVLKMDMEKVRSLLQRPVIIDGRNVFEPDQMRKNGFIYHSIGRPHVQDVKMLLEA
- the tuaC gene encoding teichuronic acid biosynthesis protein TuaC, yielding MKVLWLTSVYPSEKHPSEGVFHETQVQELIKQGIEVTVLCPNPVNPPVLRMLKASYRQKKDIPEQEVRCGVTVYRPPYTALPGQLKWAQPSKRIADSVLRTMQRHQLSPDFIHAHFAMPSGGAAAVIQKEAHIPYLLTLHGSDVNVYPSYSKGAFTAFETALKQASAVLTVSEELAKKTHDMTKVEAQFLPLGIPLKSFSKTDGDQEDIRKQLGLPLHEKLIVFVGRLVKEKGLLELADAVSGMDGVKVVFVGKGPLAKELTERAGESILLPGQVPNDQVKDYLMAADLFALPSYSEGMPTVVLEALALKVPVIATRVGGLPSLFSTYQHLLIEPRSTSQLKEAIHAYLYENKWSEKVKNDLHEIVHTEYSSTNNAKHLIQQYEKVLNQYPSFKQYEMCKE